Part of the Parvularculales bacterium genome is shown below.
CGATACATGTCTCCACCAAAGGGAAATTTCCCTGAACTGATTTTTTCGACCTTGAACGATCCGGATATTGGGTGTCCCCCGCCACGGCCGCCGAGTTGACCTTTAATCACAGCCCCCTCTCCGGCATCGTGGGCGCTAGCGGCAAGATCAGGATCATGTACCATGCCGACAATGGCGCGCTTCGCTCCTGCAGCGATGAGGGCAGCAATCAATCCTGTTGTATCTGATGTTCCCCCAGCTCCGGGATTGTCCTGAACATCAGCGATCACCACGGGTTTACCTGTCTCGGCATGGGCCTTAATGGCGGCAGTGACCGCTTCAGGCGGATCCAAGAGTTGCAAATTGAATTTAGATTCAACTGCAACAGATCTCTCATAAAGCGCATTGACCATAGTCTCCGCATCATTGCGGCTTTCGGCATACGCCAAAAATGCCGGGCCGGCGTCAGCAATATCGGATGCCGGAAAACCAGCGGCAAATTCGGCCCAGCATGATGGCGCATCCCCTATAGCTGCAACATGTTCATATAGCTCCCTCATCGGATCCTCACAGGTGAACTGCGCATGCAGGGGGAGCAGATAGGGCACCTGCTTCCATGCGGCATAACAGACGCCTCCCGCCAGCAGATGCAGCAACACCGGCAAGGCTCTCGCGCCGGTTTGAGCCATGTCTAAATGCGGATAGGTACGGAAAATGGTTATCGCCGATGCGTGATCAACCATGCGCTGAGTCAGATTGGCATGCAAATCAAGACTCACTACGATCGGAAGATTATCTCCGACAATGGTGCGGATGCGGGAAAGCAGTTCACCCTCACCATCATCATGACTATCAGTAACCATTGCCCCGTGCAGATCGAGATAAACCCCATCTATCAGACCGGCATCTGCAATACCATCAAGGATGATTGAGGTGATGGTTTCAAAAGCCTCATCGCTGACAAACGATGCGGGTTCCGCCGACGCCCAGCAAAGAGGTATCATCTCAATGCTTTCATCGGGGTTATCCGCATTCCGGGTTTCAACTGCATCAATG
Proteins encoded:
- a CDS encoding M81 family metallopeptidase — translated: MKRIIVAGFQHETNTFAATRATLSEFELVDSWPGLLTGEEVAPGLKGTTIPLAGFIDAVETRNADNPDESIEMIPLCWASAEPASFVSDEAFETITSIILDGIADAGLIDGVYLDLHGAMVTDSHDDGEGELLSRIRTIVGDNLPIVVSLDLHANLTQRMVDHASAITIFRTYPHLDMAQTGARALPVLLHLLAGGVCYAAWKQVPYLLPLHAQFTCEDPMRELYEHVAAIGDAPSCWAEFAAGFPASDIADAGPAFLAYAESRNDAETMVNALYERSVAVESKFNLQLLDPPEAVTAAIKAHAETGKPVVIADVQDNPGAGGTSDTTGLIAALIAAGAKRAIVGMVHDPDLAASAHDAGEGAVIKGQLGGRGGGHPISGSFKVEKISSGKFPFGGDMYRGCIADAGPSAALLIIDDQSDIRVVISSKRCQNLDQAIFTHLDINPSDAAIIVVKSTVHFRADYESLGGVVINAFAPGLHPCRLEDVTFKNLRHGVRVTPGGRSHGN